TCCGGGAAGGTTTGCTTACCATTTGGCAAGCCATGCAGGATTGTATCTACCGGGGATGCCATAAGACCGGAAAACTTCCGGGTGGTCTTGATGTACAGCGCAGAGCCTATGACCTGGATGAAATGCTGATGAAAGGAGCCAGCTACAATACCTTGGAGGAGTGGAAGGAGCAAATCAGAAAGGGCGAAAACACTTTTCGAAGAACCATGAACTGGGTTTCCTGCTTTGCACTGGCCGTGAATGAAGAAAATGCGTCGTTTGGCCGTGTCGTTACCTCTCCCACCAATGGTGCCGCAGGCGTGATCCCTGCAGTTTTGATGTATTACAATATATTTTGCAGGAATGAGGGCAACGATGATATCATCAAGTTTTTGTTAACGGCCGGTGAAATAGGAAGCATATTTAAAAAAGGAGCCACCATTTCAGCTGCTATGGGAGGATGTCAGGCAGAAATTGGCGTGGCCAGCGCGATGGCTGCCGGTGCACTGTGTGAAAGGTTTGGCGGGAAACCAAAGCAGGTTCTGATGGCAGCTGAGATAGCCATGGAGCATCACCTGGGACTTACCTGTGATCCCATTGGAGGCTTGGTTCAGGTACCCTGCATAGAGCGTAATACCATGGGTGCAATGAAAGCTATAACAGCCTGTAATATCGCGTTATATTCCGATCCGGCAACCGCAAAACTTTCATTGGATGATGTAGTAAAAACAATGTGGGAAACGGCACAGGATATGAGCCATAAATACAAGGAAACATCGGAAGCGGGACTCGCATCCCGTATTCCTGTGAATCTTCCGGAATGTTAATGAAAAACTCCAGAGAGAGATAGGGTACTTGGAGGGCAACCTTTTGATTCTCTCTCCGGAGTTACTTCACTTTGACCGGGTAAATAAAACGAAGGTGACCATACTACCCGACCATTTTGAAATATCCACTGGGCAAATGTATTACCATTGGCTGGACGACAACAGGGTCAATTCATAAATCAGTGTTAGTTTCTAAACAGTTTATGCGTTATACCCGACTT
The nucleotide sequence above comes from Flavobacteriales bacterium. Encoded proteins:
- a CDS encoding L-serine ammonia-lyase is translated as MEQISVFDMFKIGIGPSSSHTMGPWKACLRMLDSIEQKLDEVTAITVHLYGSLAKTGKGHGTGRAIMLGLSGEDPAKISADRADKIVVQTREQKQLMLSGRRAFPFDPGTCILYHFDKQLPFHSNAMEFEVTFADGTKQNEVYYSIGGGFVVKENEEPDTNAVKLRYNIENASDLLDHCKQEGMSVWEVVLKNEICWKPEAQIREGLLTIWQAMQDCIYRGCHKTGKLPGGLDVQRRAYDLDEMLMKGASYNTLEEWKEQIRKGENTFRRTMNWVSCFALAVNEENASFGRVVTSPTNGAAGVIPAVLMYYNIFCRNEGNDDIIKFLLTAGEIGSIFKKGATISAAMGGCQAEIGVASAMAAGALCERFGGKPKQVLMAAEIAMEHHLGLTCDPIGGLVQVPCIERNTMGAMKAITACNIALYSDPATAKLSLDDVVKTMWETAQDMSHKYKETSEAGLASRIPVNLPEC